A genome region from Marinobacter panjinensis includes the following:
- the serA gene encoding phosphoglycerate dehydrogenase, whose amino-acid sequence MSNTSLEKSKIRILLLEGVHQSAIDTLNAAGYTNIEYLTHSLAEDELVEKIADAHFVGIRSRTQLTEKVFEAAQKLVAVGCFCIGTNQVDLQAATRRGIAVFNAPFSNTRSVAELVLAQAILLLRGVPEKNAKAHRGEWLKSAKDSYEIRGKKLGIIGYGNIGTQFSVLAEGLGMDVYFYDVVSKLSIGNATQVGTMQELLNTCDVVSLHVPETPATKYMFKAEQFAQMKPGSILMNASRGTVVDIDALADALGSGKLLGAAIDVFPVEPKSNDEEFISPLREFDNVILTPHVGGSTIEAQENIGREVAEKLAMYSDNGTSVSSVNFPEVALPSHPNQHRLLHIHENVPGVMSEINQVFSENGINICGQYLQTKEDIGYVVIDVDKEYGELALEKLLKVKGTIRCRVLF is encoded by the coding sequence ATGTCAAATACGTCTCTTGAAAAGAGCAAAATCCGCATCCTGCTGCTCGAAGGCGTGCACCAGTCTGCCATTGATACCCTGAATGCCGCAGGTTATACGAACATCGAGTACCTGACCCACTCACTGGCCGAGGACGAGCTGGTCGAAAAAATCGCTGACGCTCATTTCGTGGGTATCCGCTCACGCACCCAGCTGACCGAAAAGGTATTCGAGGCCGCCCAGAAACTGGTGGCGGTAGGCTGCTTCTGCATTGGCACCAATCAGGTTGATCTCCAGGCCGCCACCCGTCGCGGCATCGCTGTCTTCAACGCACCCTTTTCCAATACGCGCAGTGTGGCAGAACTGGTTCTTGCCCAGGCCATTCTTTTACTTCGTGGCGTGCCCGAGAAAAACGCCAAGGCGCACCGTGGCGAGTGGCTGAAGTCCGCCAAGGACAGCTATGAAATCCGTGGCAAGAAACTGGGCATCATCGGTTACGGCAACATTGGTACCCAGTTCAGTGTCCTGGCGGAAGGCCTGGGCATGGACGTCTATTTCTACGATGTGGTCTCCAAGCTGTCTATCGGCAATGCCACCCAGGTCGGTACGATGCAGGAACTGCTGAACACCTGTGACGTGGTCAGCCTGCACGTACCGGAAACGCCGGCCACCAAGTACATGTTCAAGGCCGAGCAGTTTGCCCAGATGAAGCCCGGCAGCATCCTGATGAACGCCTCGCGGGGCACCGTGGTCGATATCGACGCCCTGGCGGACGCGCTTGGAAGCGGTAAACTTCTCGGCGCTGCCATCGATGTCTTCCCGGTGGAACCCAAGTCCAACGACGAAGAGTTCATCTCACCGCTGCGAGAGTTCGACAATGTAATCCTGACCCCGCACGTGGGTGGCTCCACCATCGAAGCCCAGGAAAACATTGGCCGCGAAGTGGCGGAAAAGCTGGCCATGTACAGCGACAACGGCACCTCTGTCTCTTCCGTGAACTTCCCGGAAGTGGCCCTGCCCTCGCACCCGAACCAGCACCGCCTGCTGCACATCCACGAGAACGTGCCGGGCGTGATGTCGGAAATCAACCAGGTGTTCTCTGAGAATGGCATCAACATTTGCGGCCAGTACCTGCAGACCAAGGAGGACATCGGCTACGTGGTGATCGACGTCGACAAGGAATACGGCGAGCTGGCACTGGAGAAGCTGTTGAAAGTGAAAGGCACCATTCGGTGCCGCGTTCTGTTCTGA